CCCAAGGTTTCATCAGAAAGCCAGGTAAATCCATCACAGAGGACGTCAGAAGACTAACCTTAAAATTCCCTTCATTTCTGACTATTTATGGACCAGCCATGAAACACAATAGCTTCTTCCTGTGCCCATCAAGCCTGAATCCCATTCTAAAAATCCAGGTCCCTATGTATGTCTCTATGAAGACACATGTCCTGAAGGTCCTATCCTCCGGGGGCTTTCCTCCAATGGAGCCCCTTGCTGCACTTTCCTTTCCCATCCACACTTCAAGTAGTGTCTAAAATGGTGGGCTCTGAGTTCCCTCTAAGGTGAACTTACATCCTGGTTATACCTCTAATTGTCTAGAAGTACGCTTTTAAAACACATGCAACTAGGCAGCTGTTGGACAGGAACAGTGAAGGAGGCCCTGGTTGTAGAGGAACATGCTGCCACATTGAGGACATGGGACAGTACAGAACACAAGGACCTTTGGCTGCCTAAATTCCCTCACTATTGCTGTGAGCTCGGCACAGAGTTGGGAACATCTCCCAGGGTGGATGGAACCCTGGGCATCATAGCTCTCCAGAGGGGCAGGGTAAAGCTCTCTGCTCAACTGGCTCAGCCTGGCAGTGTGAAGCAGCAGGTCCCTTAAGGCTGACATGGAGATGCGGTTCCCATAGAAGTTTAAAACCCTGAGCTGGGAGCAGCAGCTCAGGATAGGCAGCAGGGCCTGGAGCTGGGAGTCAGTGATCCTGCAAGCTTCCAAGTCCAGGCTCTTCAGGGTGGCTGCAACAGTCTCCAGCAGAATTTTGAGGGGCTCTGGACTGAAATTGGTCAGTTTGATGCCCCTCAGTTCCAGGTGTCTGAGCTTTCTGGTGTTTGGAAATCGGGAAAGATAATTCCAGTCAGAATCTGACAGCCGGCAGTTGGTTATTGAGAGAGTCTTCAGGGGGGTCTTCAGGTGCCTAAGGAGAAACCAGGCAGTTAGTTCTGAGGAGCAATGTCAAGGTGGGAGAAAATAAATTGGCCCAAACACAAAGTCACCCTGGTCATCTGACAATAGTCCACACTTAGGATGCTGCCTTTTGCAGAATCTGGTCATTCATATCACCTCCATGTCAGGGCGAGTTTCACCATCATTCCTGTGACAAGATGGGTGCACATCTCTATGGCTCCCCTCCTCACTGCCAAGCAGAAGGGCACAGCTCTGTCCACAGGAGATCAGGGGGAGTCATCTACAAAGGATAAACCCAGGCAAGACGAAGAAAACCCACAGGGGTTGTCCACCTGCAAGGCTCACACTCTGTACCCTCCATCCCTGCTCCTCAACCTCAACCCCAGAATCACCATCTGAGGCTCAGAGCAGTCTTCCCCGGGGGACCATTAGAAGCAGCTCCTCTGCTCCCCACCGGAGAGCACAGAGCTTCCCTGTTGCAAGGTGCAGGTGTGGGGGCTTCCCTCCTCCAGCGCCTTCTCCTCTACACCGTCTCCCACCACCTTCGCTGGATAGGCCGCCCAGAAAAGGACCCTCACCCACGCTCACTAgtttctgccccccccccccaactggCTCCCAAGCAGAGTTATGCTTCCCAGACCATGGGCCCTGGTTTAGCCCTTTGCTCTAACACAGGTTAGGAGATAGAGCTTCAGGATACAACAGGAACAGATGATGGGGTATTTACCTTCCAGTGCCTTGTTCACCATTAGAGTGTCAGtggctggcacacagtaggtgtccTTTTATATTTACTGATATTGGTCTGCAGAGGAGGCTCACCCCCCTTACTCACCCCAGCACCTGCTCCAGGTGGCCCTTTAGGAGGAGGACAGCATCCACACAGAACTTCCGCAGGCAGTCCAACCTGAGGAACTGCGAGGTGAGCTGGGCGAGCAGCTGCTCCTGCTCCTCTGGGGAGGTGTGGGCAGGCATGCAGACCTGGGAGACAAGCAGCTTCCTCAGGTTCCTCATCTGGCCCAAGAAAGGAGCATAAGCAGCCAAGGTTGAGGTTGCCCAGGTGCAGTGCACTTCCACCTTCTGGACAGAGTCCAGCTGCAGCAGTCTCAGGACCTTCCTGGTGTGGCGAGTGGGTTTCCCAAAGATCTTCAGCCTCTTGCAACACAGGTGTACCATGTCCCTTCTCTGTGTGAACCACAGGAACAGGTGGGTCTGGAATTTGTCCAGGGGCCTTTCTGTGAGGCACAAGTCTATGACTACCTTCAAGGGTGGCTTAGCTGCCATTGCTGGAACATGTTTCAATTTTCGATTCTTCTTCATGGCCTCTGATGAGTGGGCATCCACCATGGCTCCAGACCACGTCCTCCAGAAGTTGTGGCAAACATTTCGCAAATCCAGCACCTGCAGTTTCCACCTCCTGCGGGGATGAAAGCAGAGTCTCAGACCTGAAGCCCCTTCCTTCACCTCTCAGCTGCTGCTCCCTGCTCCACCTCTTCCTTCTGTCTCACTTTTCTCCACCCACTTCCCTCCAATTGTGCCTGGCCCCCACGTGTACCAGCTGAGTTAGAAGCAGGTTCAGTCTAATTCATGGGTCACCACAGTTGCCACAAGCACCTCCACATCCAGAAGCCCCTCCCAGATGGGGCTTAGCATGGCCAAGTCCTCTCCACCCCTCCTTGCTGGCAGAGGAGGAAGCCCTTGGTCCACCCTTCAACATCCACTCTCCCTGGATCCATCAGTCACTTCCTTGGACCCCCAGGGTGTTCCCTTCCAGGCCACCTGGGTCCCCCTCACCTCGGGCGATCCTGCTGGGCAAGCAGCATGTCTAGCCCATCCAGTGCCATTCGGATCATCTCCAGCTGTGGCTTCTTCATCAGGGCCCCCAGGGGCAGGCAGGTGAAGGGCCAGGCCTGCACCATTTTCTTTAGGACCTCAGTGTGTCCCCTGCTGAAGGCCTCCACAAAGAGTGGTGGGAAGAGCTCTATGGGCATGTCCTCCAGATCCAAGATGGCCCTGGACTTGTCACTCAGCAGGCTGCGCCCTGCCAGCTCCAGCAGCATGGGTGGGGACTGGATGCTCATCCTGGGGAGTCTGAAAGAAGAAGGATCCTGGAAAATTGTCCAGGGAAAAGGCCAGCCACTGGGAAGGGGGTATAGGGAGTCTAAAAGCTCTCATCACCCTCATGGGGGAaaagtctttgattatttattattttgtcctAATACATAGGGAGTTGGAGTGTCATGTAACCTAATGCAGTGGTAGGCTCCTCAGTTTCAGCAACTGCTATGGCTCACGAAGGACATGTCCTCACATGGATGacattagttgtttttttttttttttttccatagatggacacaacacaatgccttttttttttttttttaatgtggtgctgagaattgaacccaggtcccgcatgtgctaggcaagcactgtactgctgagccacaatcccagcccgggtgacattagttttaattttaaaatcattaaatGAGCAATTATAATAGCACATGttcatattataaaatatttggaaattacaACAGAGTCTCATGGATATCTGTTACCTATGAGAGATTCTGCCACCTTAGGGGGGAGTTGAAGAGAACAAATAGATCAGAACAGAGTTTGTGAAGTGTTGCATGAAATAGTTTTAAGCTTTTGTGTAATTTGTTTAAACAATAAAATTACAAAACCACATAGGCCATAAGGTATAAttttggggactgggactgggtatTAAACtcagagcactcaaccactgagccacatctccagccatattttgtattttagttagatacagggcctcactgagttgcttagggcctcactgttgctgaggctggctttgaacaccaatcctcctgccttctcagcctcctgagaagattggattacaggcacatgccatcTCACCTGGCAATAAAGTTTCATTTTAAGGGCACACAAAGTAAATATCTTAAATGTCAAATAACAGAATTCCAATAATTAGAATGATATAGAATTCCAATCATTCTCTTTGGTTAAATAATATTAAAGCGGCTTTGGCTGGAACTCAGTAGTGAAGcggtcacctagcatgtgtgaggccctgagtttgattctcagcagcatataaaaataaataaataatgcactGGGTATATAACTCAgtgtgtagagtgcttgcctcacatgcacaaggccctggctttattccccagcaccaccaaatacATAGATAGATTCATAAATGTGTTGTGTCCCtctcaactaaaaacaaaaaaaaaatacagaagaagATGTGGGCCTTTTGCAAATGCCTGTGATTCTAGCACCTGGGAAAGCTGAGATAGGAGGGTCACAGtggattcaaggccagcctcagaagagtaggtgctaagcaactcaatgtgaccctatctctaaatgaaataaaaaat
This region of Callospermophilus lateralis isolate mCalLat2 chromosome 6, mCalLat2.hap1, whole genome shotgun sequence genomic DNA includes:
- the LOC143402180 gene encoding PRAME family member 5-like; translation: MSIQSPPMLLELAGRSLLSDKSRAILDLEDMPIELFPPLFVEAFSRGHTEVLKKMVQAWPFTCLPLGALMKKPQLEMIRMALDGLDMLLAQQDRPRRWKLQVLDLRNVCHNFWRTWSGAMVDAHSSEAMKKNRKLKHVPAMAAKPPLKVVIDLCLTERPLDKFQTHLFLWFTQRRDMVHLCCKRLKIFGKPTRHTRKVLRLLQLDSVQKVEVHCTWATSTLAAYAPFLGQMRNLRKLLVSQVCMPAHTSPEEQEQLLAQLTSQFLRLDCLRKFCVDAVLLLKGHLEQVLGHLKTPLKTLSITNCRLSDSDWNYLSRFPNTRKLRHLELRGIKLTNFSPEPLKILLETVAATLKSLDLEACRITDSQLQALLPILSCCSQLRVLNFYGNRISIFNRLSFQTILTLQDLVIQNVLCRKDLPIPNLEYLPRVLILQLYKEAIMGGRREMLKKMVLPCPFGLYSLQLRKVNKLRKLYVNNVFFLY